Proteins from a single region of Abyssalbus ytuae:
- a CDS encoding HAD family hydrolase, whose amino-acid sequence MQNHIIFDMDGVLVDSEPVHMEILNEVLDEMEVTISLEYYHSLVGMGALLIWEKLKGDFNLPGIPEELFASHKKYFNSVIGSKELMPVSGIINLLDNLQKENYAISLGSSSPVKLINHSVNKIGIHHYFDHFVSSEHVKKGKPFPDIFLRVAELYNVSPSQFVVIEDSKNGVLAAKAAGMTCIGLRNPNSGNQDLSKADMVIDHFDELTSEILRGLYR is encoded by the coding sequence ATGCAAAATCATATAATTTTTGATATGGATGGGGTATTGGTTGACAGCGAACCGGTACATATGGAAATTTTAAATGAAGTACTCGATGAAATGGAAGTTACCATTTCACTTGAGTATTACCATTCCCTGGTAGGTATGGGCGCATTACTCATATGGGAAAAATTAAAAGGAGATTTTAATTTACCGGGAATTCCTGAAGAATTGTTTGCATCCCATAAAAAATATTTTAACAGCGTTATAGGAAGCAAAGAATTAATGCCTGTAAGCGGTATTATTAACTTACTGGATAATTTACAGAAAGAAAACTATGCAATTTCTTTAGGGTCTTCATCGCCTGTGAAACTGATAAACCACAGTGTGAATAAAATAGGTATTCATCACTATTTTGATCATTTTGTGAGTAGTGAACATGTGAAAAAGGGTAAGCCGTTTCCCGATATTTTTTTAAGGGTGGCAGAGCTGTACAATGTTTCGCCTTCTCAATTTGTGGTTATAGAAGATAGTAAAAACGGGGTGTTGGCAGCTAAAGCAGCTGGGATGACTTGTATTGGTTTGAGGAATCCTAATTCCGGAAATCAGGACTTGTCTAAGGCCGATATGGTTATCGATCATTTTGATGAACTCACAAGTGAGATACTCCGGGGTTTATATCGATAG
- a CDS encoding quinone-dependent dihydroorotate dehydrogenase: MYKFLIRPIFFLFDPERVHHFTFKFIKIINKIPGVSFIIKSLYQVNDPRLEREVFGLKFKNPVGLAAGFDKDARLFTELSNYGFGFIEIGTLTPKPQPGNPKKRLFRLKEDNGIINRMGFNNGGVEEAVQRLKSNKGVLIGGNIGKNKVTPNEKAVDDYEICFRTLFDYVDYFVVNVSSPNTPNLRELQDKEPLTKLLASLQQLNKEMSASENRLKPVLLKIAPDLTDEQLMDIIEIVKDTKIDGVIATNTTIARDGLKSANKTETGGLSGKPVTNRSTEVIRFLAEKSNKAFPIIGVGGIHSAADAIEKLEAGADLVQLYTGFIYEGPKLVKDINKALLK, encoded by the coding sequence ATGTACAAATTTTTAATCCGGCCAATATTTTTTTTATTCGACCCCGAAAGAGTTCACCATTTCACTTTTAAGTTTATAAAAATTATAAATAAAATACCGGGGGTATCATTTATTATTAAGTCCTTATACCAGGTAAATGATCCCCGTTTGGAAAGGGAGGTGTTTGGGTTGAAGTTTAAAAACCCTGTAGGATTGGCAGCAGGATTTGATAAAGATGCCAGGCTGTTTACCGAACTTTCCAACTATGGTTTTGGTTTTATAGAAATAGGGACCCTTACCCCAAAACCCCAGCCGGGAAACCCGAAAAAAAGATTATTCAGGTTGAAAGAAGATAACGGTATTATTAACCGGATGGGTTTTAATAACGGTGGGGTAGAAGAGGCTGTACAGAGACTGAAAAGTAACAAGGGAGTTTTAATAGGTGGAAACATTGGAAAGAATAAAGTTACCCCCAATGAAAAGGCGGTAGATGATTATGAAATATGTTTTAGAACTCTTTTTGATTATGTTGATTATTTTGTAGTGAATGTAAGTTCGCCTAATACACCCAATTTACGGGAGTTGCAGGATAAAGAACCCCTTACCAAACTTTTAGCATCACTGCAGCAGCTTAATAAGGAAATGTCTGCAAGTGAAAATAGACTTAAACCTGTTCTTTTAAAAATTGCCCCCGACTTGACCGATGAACAACTCATGGATATAATTGAGATAGTAAAAGATACAAAAATAGACGGGGTAATAGCCACCAATACAACCATTGCGAGAGATGGGTTAAAATCGGCTAACAAAACAGAAACCGGTGGGCTGAGTGGTAAACCCGTTACAAACAGGTCTACTGAAGTGATCAGGTTTTTAGCCGAAAAAAGTAATAAAGCTTTTCCCATAATTGGGGTGGGCGGCATACACAGTGCGGCCGATGCTATTGAAAAACTGGAAGCAGGTGCAGACCTTGTACAACTTTACACAGGTTTTATTTATGAAGGGCCAAAGCTTGTTAAAGACATTAACAAGGCACTTTTAAAATAA